DNA sequence from the Bacteroidota bacterium genome:
GCGATTTTTTCTCTAATTTTTCAACTTCTGATGCCTGAGGTAATGTATTTCTTACCATTACCGTAGTTTCTTTCATGGTAGTAGTAACCATGAAGAAAAACAATAGCATAAAAATGATATCCGGCATTGAAGAAGTACTAATTGCCGGAACATCTTTTGATCCTTCTTTTTTAAATCTTGACATATTATTTACCTCCTATATCTTCGGGTTCAGCTTCCGAAACGCTAAGCTTGATCGCTTTATTAATAGCATCAACTAAATTCGGGTCAACAAGTTTATCCTGTTTTTTACCAAATTTTTGCATAGCCAGTTCATTTCTAAGATCAGAAAAGGCCGCAGCAATTTGATCCTGAATTTTTATATACATCTCGTATGAAGTACCACGTAAACTTTTTAAAGAAACAATGCCTCTTGAAACCTGTATCTCTCCCAAATAATCAAATGTTTTAAATTCAACTACCGGATAAGCGGGATCATCTGGATGAATGGACATAAAATCTCTAACATCAGCTCTAAGTGTGTTAATGTCAGCAGGTTTTCCATTTATCATCAGAGCATCTTGATTATTAACCAAGATAGTCATCATATTTCTCTTATTAATATCTGGTATGGGGGCGTCTTTTGGTGGAGGTGGTGATAACTGACGGATGATTCCTGTATCAACATCCATGGTTGTTGTAACCAAAAAGAAGATAAGCATCAAGAATGCAATATCAGCCATCGATCCAGCATTTACCTCCGGAGTTTTCCTTGCCATTTTGCTAAATATTTTTAAGTTAATTAAGCATTTTCCTAATACTGGCTACAGCCAATGAAAGTATTGTAATTCCAATCAGGATATAAGTCATGATCAGTCCACCTCCTATAAATTTTGAGATGCCAGGAGTTACATGAGCTTTTTCATAGATGTCTGCATTGGTCGCGTCTGATGCGAATGCATAAGAGATCCCATAAAGAATTGCAAATCCTACTATTACATATAACATTCTTAAACCACTTTTAGGGTTTTTAATGAAAAAAGCAATAGGGAATCCAATCAACAACACGATGGTAAAGGCAAATAATATATATGCCCATGTTAATACTGTATCGGTCATTGATTCTCCGTTAATATAGAATAATACAAATAGTACAGCTGAAATTGCAAATACAACCAGTAGACCAATTTGTAATATCTTGTTAATAGTATCAGTCATGATCAATTAGTTTTTTGATTTGAATTTTGTAAGAATGTCAATAAAAGTGATAGTGCTATCTTCCATATCGTTTATTAATCCATCAACTTTAGCAAGAAGATAATTATAGAAGATTTGAAGAATAACAGCTACGATCAAACCAAATACGGTTGTTAAAAGCGCAACTTTCATACCTCCGGCAACAATGTTTGCAGAAATATCACCAGC
Encoded proteins:
- a CDS encoding biopolymer transporter ExbD — protein: MARKTPEVNAGSMADIAFLMLIFFLVTTTMDVDTGIIRQLSPPPPKDAPIPDINKRNMMTILVNNQDALMINGKPADINTLRADVRDFMSIHPDDPAYPVVEFKTFDYLGEIQVSRGIVSLKSLRGTSYEMYIKIQDQIAAAFSDLRNELAMQKFGKKQDKLVDPNLVDAINKAIKLSVSEAEPEDIGGK